The genomic interval CTGAAGATGCCAACCAAAAAGTGAGAGAATCCTGGAAGAATACATAATTCTTTGCCGCTTAAGTTTAAAATGCAAATGCTGCAACATAGAGAcattgcattttttattttctgtgccTGGAGGTAACATTAGACTGCGAACGTTGAGGTCTCTAGCTGACCAGCCCCCGAGCACCCaacccgcacacacacctctcgaCGACATTTGTATCCATGGTAACCGTCGATGCAGCGGCAACTGAAGAACCCGGGTCCGTTGGGGGCACAGCAGGAGTTCTCGGGGCAGAAGAGCGCTGTGGGGACGTTTGTAATGTCGTGAGAAGGGTTTCAGGGGGACGTGACGTTAGACAAAGGACAGCTCTATATAGTATAGggacatttttaaatatcagACTTGACATTAGTATTTACATTGTGGAAAATCTAACAGAAAATATGAACTGCACTGTCTTCAAGGTGGTGTTATAAAATTACATTTAGGAAATCAAGGTCTGATGGCAAAAAACTTTATGAGGAACAACCATTTCTACAAAGTAACATTTATGCCCAATATGTAAAATATGGAATATGCCTAAAATACAGCATAATCAAAGTTTGTCAGTCTCTCAACAGAAGCTACTTGCACTTATACTAACGGCATGTACTGTGGAACTGCGCTGGACTCACTCATGCGTCTGGTTTCATTGCACATGCTCTTCTGACCCCGACAGATAACACTTCCCTCAGAGACCGCAATcgattcccatgatgcattgcctCCAGGACACAGCAGGTTGGTTGGCAGTAATCTAGAGGGGCGTCAATAAAGCAATAAAAAGCACCTGATCCAACAGGATTGGACTGGTCACAATGGTGTAGTATAGCGCAAATAAAGTCTGAGCTTCGGAACGCACTACTTACATTTCATTTAAAGCAGAACAGCCTTGAAACACAAAGTCACTGATGTTCACAATGGGGTTGCCGCTGAGGTCACTGGGTGGCAAAGGAACACAAAACAGTTATGATAGTAAAACGTTTTTATctataaaataaatgtgataaaGTTCAGTATTTATACTTGTATGCATTTCAAGTTAGGTGCATGTGTTTTGTTAATGAATGGAGGCAAGGCAAACATGACCGTCTGGGACAGACATCACTGCGGCTGTTAAAAGATTGACTGTCTTATAGCCAGCCAAACCGATGACCTCTTGATCTCAGGATTGTGATTGACTTTCGGAGGAGACTGAAGTTCTAATCATCAAACGTTGTGATAAGGCTCCAGCCTTTGTGGTGTATTGACTGAGGCCAGAGAGAATTCACATACATGACAACCGCTGTAGACGCATCTTGTAGGTCGTCGATCTGGTCCAAAGAACAGTTTGACAAGTCCAACCTGcagatcaaaaaataaatacactgtAAACTTAAGGGGGGTGTAAGAGAGACATCTAGCTGTCCTCAGCTATATGAACTAGCAATCATCAACAGAGAATTATTTTATAAGAAGGGTTAAGATGATGCAAGTGTAAGGTTAGTTCTCCTCCATTAAAGGCTCACCCTATGACGTGCACCGTGGTGCTGGAGTTGAGATTCTGGAAGCAGCATCGTCCCTCGACCCGGCCgtcggaggaggagcagaaacgGCCCACCACGGTGTCGTTTAACAAAGTCCCGTTGCAAGTGTGACATATCTGCAATTGAAACACAGCAGTAAGTGGTGAGACTACACCACATCCCATTATGACAAAACTCTCTGACCTCATACAAAAAGAGGCAGCTTCACAGATTTACATTTGAGTTGTAGGTGATGTACTCCAAAACATATCTAGTCTTTTATAATTACCTGCAGGTCGGCAAGATGGCAACTTGTGTGTATTATAAAATTAATGATGAAGACAACCACTGCTGGTCTTGGCTGGAGGCAACCAGCTTTCATTTTGATCATTAGTCATAAGACcataatataaattaaaaacctCTACACATCAAGTCTATTGGAGGGTATTCTTTCGATAAAAATCCCTAGGC from Gadus macrocephalus chromosome 21, ASM3116895v1 carries:
- the atraid gene encoding all-trans retinoic acid-induced differentiation factor gives rise to the protein MIKMKAGCLQPRPAVVVFIINFIIHTSCHLADLQICHTCNGTLLNDTVVGRFCSSSDGRVEGRCCFQNLNSSTTVHVIGLDLSNCSLDQIDDLQDASTAVVIDLSGNPIVNISDFVFQGCSALNEILLPTNLLCPGGNASWESIAVSEGSVICRGQKSMCNETRRMTLFCPENSCCAPNGPGFFSCRCIDGYHGYKCRREGEFPFIQVFAPIGVGMVMLSILLWVVQRRKVKTN